One window from the genome of Perca flavescens isolate YP-PL-M2 chromosome 17, PFLA_1.0, whole genome shotgun sequence encodes:
- the chrm3a gene encoding muscarinic acetylcholine receptor M3, with translation MSSNITDPGLFLTANTSLPAAGAYPQSNALNQGGSGLAPWLVFHVNTPVDNSSSISNLLNYTSESQNETVTVDHDPLGGHPLWQVVLIVLLTGMLSLVTVIGNILVVVSFKVNRQLKTVNNYFLLSLAVADLIIGVISMNLYTAYLVMGYWAMGNWACDMWLAIDYVASNASVMNLLVISFDRYFSITRPLTYRAKRTTKRAGIMIGLAWFVSIVLWAPAILLWQFFEGQRTVPSDECYIQFLTEPTITFCTAIAAFYLPVTIMSVLYWRIYQETQNRSKELVGLQGSGSRGGIGGRGGNGGGERARFVHQTGSSRSCSSYELTRLSRRKSTCRELVGRFRCWPGVRSWRPGSIRHGEGDPDQSSSDSWNNNDAAVSLDHSGSSEEEDCGGKEMISQSHAIFSIVLSLPGIKAAVNSQLTSCEDLDAASEEDPLRGAEFNQDSLSTVTTNTTAATTPDRGNSSENRYHQRFCSRKIQSLPTLEGTSNQVSDGSLTTTTTATDSSTTSTTTKSPSVPMSFKDAALAKRFATQARTQITKRKRMSLVKEKKAAQTLSAILFAFIITWTPYNIMVLINAFCKVCIPETLWAVGYWLCYVNSTVNPMCYALCNKTFRTTFKMILMCRWDQKKRRKQQFQQRQSVVFHRRIPREST, from the coding sequence ATGAGCTCCAACATCACAGACCCTGGTCTCTTCCTGACTGCAAACACCTCACTACCAGCAGCTGGAGCCTATCCACAATCCAATGCTCTCAACCAAGGAGGTAGTGGATTAGCCCCCTGGTTGGTTTTTCATGTGAATACCCCGGTTGATAATTCCTCCTCCATCAGCAatctcttaaactacacctcaGAATCCCAAAATGAAACTGTAACTGTGGACCATGATCCCTTGGGTGGCCATCCTTTATGGCAGGTTGTCCTCATTGTCTTGCTGACAGGCATGCTGTCATTGGTCACCGTCATTGGCAACATCCTGGTGGTAGTATCCTTTAAGGTTAACCGCCAGCTAAAGACAGTCAATAACTATTTCCTGCTGAGCTTGGCTGTGGCTGACCTCATCATAGGGGTCATCTCCATGAACCTCTACACCGCTTATCTTGTGATGGGCTACTGGGCCATGGGCAACTGGGCCTGTGACATGTGGCTGGCTATAGACTATGTGGCCAGCAATGCATCAGTTATGAACCTACTGGTCATAAGCTTTGACCGCTACTTTTCAATCACCAGGCCTTTGACCTACAGGGCCAAACGGACCACAAAGCGAGCTGGGATCATGATTGGCCTAGCCTGGTTTGTTTCTATTGTTCTGTGGGCTCCAGCTATCCTACTATGGCAGTTTTTTGAGGGTCAAAGGACAGTACCCTCAGATGAATGCTACATTCAGTTCCTCACAGAGCCTACTATAACCTTCTGCACAGCTATAGCAGCTTTCTACCTGCCTGTGACGATAATGAGTGTTCTCTACTGGCGCATTTACCAGGAGACCCAGAATCGCTCAAAGGAGTTAGTTGGGTTGCAAGGTTCAGGGAGTCGTGGTGGGATAGGAGGAAGAGGTGGGAATGGTGGGGGCGAGAGAGCCCGTTTTGTCCATCAGACAGGAAGTTCTAGAAGTTGCAGCAGCTATGAGCTGACCAGGTTGTCCCGGAGAAAAAGCACATGTCGGGAGCTGGTTGGCCGCTTCCGCTGCTGGCCTGGGGTTCGTTCTTGGAGGCCTGGTAGTATCCGGCACGGGGAGGGTGATCCAGACCAGAGCAGCAGTGACAGCTGGAACAACAATGATGCTGCAGTCTCGTTGGACCATTCTGGGTCTTCAGAGGAAGAGGATTGTGGGGGGAAAGAGATGATTTCCCAGAGTCATGCTATTTTCTCCATTGTTCTCAGCTTGCCTGGTATAAAAGCTGCTGTCAACTCCCAACTCACCTCATGTGAGGATCTGGATGCAGCGTCAGAGGAGGATCCCCTCAGGGGAGCAGAGTTTAACCAAGACAGCCTGTCAACAGTCACCACCAACACCACTGCCGCCACTACTCCCGATAGAGGAAACAGTTCAGAAAATAGGTACCACCAACGCTTCTGCTCACGAAAGATTCAATCATTGCCTACCCTAGAGGGTACCTCTAACCAAGTCTCAGATGGTTCCCTAACAACTACCACCACTGCCACTGACAGTTCTACCACCAGCACCACCACCAAATCCCCCTCTGTCCCAATGTCCTTCAAAGACGCAGCTCTGGCGAAACGTTTTGCAACCCAAGCTCGGACTCAGATCACCAAGAGGAAGCGCATGTCCTTAGTAAAGGAGAAGAAGGCAGCTCAAACTCTCAGTGCCATTCTCTTTGCATTCATCATCACATGGACACCTTACAACATCATGGTGCTGATCAATGCCTTCTGTAAAGTTTGCATCCCGGAGACCCTGTGGGCAGTAGGGTACTGGCTGTGTTACGTCAACAGCACAGTCAACCCCATGTGCTACGCCCTTTGCAACAAGACTTTCCGTACAACCTTTAAAATGATACTTATGTGCCGCTGGGAccagaaaaaaaggaggaagcAGCAGTTTCAGCAGAGGCAATCAGTGGTATTCCACAGGAGAATTCCCAGGGAGTCCACGTAA